One part of the Odontesthes bonariensis isolate fOdoBon6 chromosome 13, fOdoBon6.hap1, whole genome shotgun sequence genome encodes these proteins:
- the gpc4 gene encoding glypican-4 has protein sequence MKTLLALCVVCTLVVLSASGTAEQKLNNCNEVRAAYSSKGFNVNDVPHKGINGAPLKVCPQGFSCCTVEMEEKLSQQSHTEIKAPVSRLSTNLQSTFKQRHDHFDNFFRELLKNAEISLDQMFVRTYGMMYVQNAQLFKDFFKSLTQYYVSGSNAVNLDSMLSDFWAELLERMFRLVNVQYEFSDAYMECVSRHTEQLQPFGDVPRKLRLQLTRAFIAARTFVHGLALMPDVVNKVSMVGASPSCVRAATKMLYCPYCSGQVALKPCQNYCLNVMRGCLANQADLDTEWNNFLDAMLNLAVRLEGPFNFETVMDPIDVKISEAIMNMQENSMQVSQKVFQGCGMPKPSVAFRSTRSVKETAFTGRFRPYSPDARPTTAAGTSLDRLTGEVKKKLKHAKKFWSTLPETVCAGERIAPGDECWNGTAKSSYQAVVIASGLANQVSNPDVDVDITKPDTMIRSQIAALKEMTSRLKAAHSGNDITFETDDDSSGGEESGSGCDSPSCNTDQDIYFSTPPNPGKPKVNLVQSDPSAGVALRGSMALLLCGAVLALLAAHTR, from the exons ATGAAGACGCTGTTGGCGCTGTGTGTCGTTTGCACGCTGGTCGTGTTGTCTGCGTCGGGGACTGCGGAGCAAAAGTTGAACAACTGCAACGAAGTGCGCGCGGCTTACAGCTCCAAAGGCTTCAACGTCAACGATGTCCCACACAAAGGAATCAacg GAGCCCCCCTCAAAGTGTGCCCGCAGGGTTTCTCGTGCTGCACGGTGGAGATGGAGGAGAAGCTGAGCCAGCAGAGCCACACAGAGATCAAAGCTCCCGTGTCCAGACTTAGCACCAACTTACAATCCACCTTCAAACAGAGGCACGACCACTTTGACA ACTTTTTCCGGGAGCTTTTGAAAAATGCCGAGATCTCGCTGGACCAGATGTTTGTGCGGACGTACGGCATGATGTACGTGCAGAACGCGCAACTTTTCAAGGACttcttcaagagcctgacgcagtACTACGTGTCGGGCAGCAACGCCGTCAACCTGGACTCCATGCTGTCGGACTTCTGGGCCGAGCTGCTGGAGAGGATGTTCCGGCTGGTGAACGTGCAGTACGAGTTCAGTGACGCCTACATGGAGTGCGTCAGCCGGCACACGGAGCAGCTCCAGCCGTTCGGCGACGTGCCTCGCAAGCTCCGCCTCCAGCTGACGCGCGCTTTCATCGCCGCTCGCACCTTTGTGCACGGCCTCGCACTCATGCCAGATGTGGTCAATAAAGTGTCCATG GTCGGTGCGTCTCCCAGCTGTGTGCGAGCAGCCACCAAGATGTTGTACTGTCCCTACTGCTCGGGCCAAGTGGCCCTGAAACCCTGCCAGAATTACTGTCTGAATGTGATGCGTGGGTGTTTGGCTAACCAGGCTGACTTGGACACAGAATGGAACAACTTCCTCG atgCCATGCTGAATCTAGCTGTGAGGCTCGAAGGTCCGTTCAATTTTGAGACGGTCATGGATCCCATCGACGTCAAGATCTCAGAGGCCATCATGAACATGCAGGAGAACAGCATGCAAGTGTCACAAAAA GTTTTTCAAGGATGTGGGATGCCTAAACCAAGCGTGGCGTTCCGCTCCACACGTTCGGTGAAAGAAACTGCTTTTACCGGCCGTTTCCGCCCTTACAGTCCGGACGCAAGACCCACCACTGCTGCTGGGACCAGTTTAGATCGATTG ACGGgtgaagtgaagaagaagctgaaACATGCAAAGAAGTTCTGGTCAACGCTTCCAGAAACTGTGTGTGCAGGTGAGAGGATTGCACCAGGCGACGAGTGCTGGAATGGAACGGCAAAAAGCAG TTACCAGGCAGTCGTTATTGCCAGCGGGCTGGCCAATCAGGTGTCAAATCCGGACGTGGATGTGGACATAACAAAACCAGACACTATGATTCGCAGTCAGATTGCGGCTTTGAAGGAAATGACGAGCCGTCTCAAAGCGGCACACAGCGGCAATGACATCACTTTTGAAACCG ATGATGACAGCAGCGGAGGAGAGGAGAGCGGCAGCGGTTGCGACTCTCCGTCTTGCAACACAGATCAGGACATCTACTTCTCGACCCCACCAAACCCCGGGAAACCCAAGGTCAACCTGGTGCAAAGTGACCCATCGGCTGGAGTTGCCTTACGGGGAAGCATGGCGCTGTTGCTCTGCGGGGCGGTCCTGGCCCTGCTCGCTGCTCACACGAGATAA